A window of Longispora fulva contains these coding sequences:
- a CDS encoding copper transporter: MINFRYHVVSMTAVFLALAIGLVLGTTALNGPVADSLSDQVSSLSKKNENLRDQVGHLEEELKKQEQFVEELAPTVLTGKLAGRRVLVVDISGAKAEQVDGVRRMLEIAGAKVTGRISITDEFTNPAKNSLLVDQVSKVLPKEITDPLSSAYGAESAAALLAAVLLDHSPVVPKEARSTVLSAFSTNRFITVTGEVSETAEAVVLISGPPSTDREASKRNDAVVDVAAQFDKPAPIVVAAPNASGDGNVIGVLRGDPALSKSVSTVDNVSGAVGQLVTVMALVEQLGGHAGHYGIAGGASGLLPKSEKK; the protein is encoded by the coding sequence TTGATTAATTTCCGGTACCACGTGGTCTCCATGACCGCCGTCTTCCTCGCCCTGGCGATCGGTCTGGTCCTCGGCACCACGGCGCTCAACGGCCCGGTGGCCGACTCGCTCAGCGACCAGGTCAGCTCGCTGTCGAAGAAGAACGAGAACCTCCGTGACCAGGTCGGGCACCTGGAGGAGGAGCTCAAGAAGCAGGAGCAGTTCGTCGAGGAGCTGGCCCCGACGGTGCTCACGGGCAAGCTGGCGGGCAGGCGGGTCCTCGTCGTCGACATCTCCGGCGCCAAGGCCGAGCAGGTTGACGGGGTGCGCCGGATGCTGGAGATCGCCGGGGCGAAGGTCACCGGCCGGATCTCGATCACCGACGAGTTCACGAACCCGGCGAAGAATTCGCTCCTGGTCGACCAGGTCAGCAAGGTGCTGCCGAAGGAGATCACCGACCCGCTGAGCAGCGCGTACGGTGCGGAGTCCGCGGCGGCTCTGCTGGCGGCGGTGCTCCTGGATCACAGTCCCGTCGTGCCGAAGGAGGCCCGCTCGACGGTTTTGTCGGCGTTCAGCACCAACCGGTTCATCACAGTCACCGGGGAGGTCTCCGAGACCGCCGAGGCCGTGGTGCTGATCAGTGGCCCGCCGTCCACCGACCGCGAGGCGAGTAAGCGCAACGACGCCGTGGTCGACGTGGCCGCGCAGTTCGACAAGCCGGCCCCGATCGTCGTGGCGGCGCCCAACGCGAGCGGCGACGGGAACGTGATCGGCGTGCTGCGCGGCGACCCCGCGCTGTCGAAGTCCGTTTCCACGGTGGACAATGTGTCCGGTGCCGTGGGACAACTCGTGACGGTGATGGCGCTGGTGGAACAGCTCGGCGGCCACGCGGGGCACTACGGCATCGCCGGCGGGGCCAGCGGTCTCCTGCCGAAGTCCGAGAAGAAGTAG
- a CDS encoding rhodanese-like domain-containing protein codes for MSIDDLLEAARAGLRRVDSHEAAAAVAHGALLVDIRPVAQRGAEGYIPGALVIERNVLEWRLDPASDARLPQASRERPVIVFCSAGYASSLAAASLRALGLHATDLIGGFQDWAACGYPTAGGRRANLVGCVDLS; via the coding sequence GTGAGCATCGACGACCTGCTGGAGGCCGCGCGCGCCGGACTGCGCCGCGTCGACTCCCACGAGGCCGCGGCCGCCGTCGCGCACGGCGCGCTGCTGGTCGACATCCGCCCGGTGGCCCAGCGCGGCGCCGAGGGGTACATCCCCGGCGCGCTGGTCATCGAACGCAACGTCCTGGAGTGGCGGCTCGACCCGGCCAGTGACGCCCGGCTGCCCCAGGCCTCCCGCGAGCGCCCGGTGATCGTGTTCTGCTCCGCCGGGTACGCCTCCTCCCTGGCCGCGGCGAGCCTGCGCGCCCTCGGCCTGCACGCCACCGACCTGATCGGTGGTTTCCAGGACTGGGCGGCTTGCGGGTACCCCACGGCCGGTGGCCGTCGGGCTAACCTGGTCGGATGCGTGGACCTGAGCTGA
- the recN gene encoding DNA repair protein RecN, whose translation MLEELRITGLGVIHDAVLPLSAGLTVITGETGAGKTMVVAGLGLLLGGRADAGRVRSDAGRAVVEGRLRLTGAVAKAVAARVADAGSECDDDGSLLLSRSVTAEGRSRAHVGGRTVPATLLGEIGEQVVAVHGQSDQLRLLRPAEQRAALDRYAGADHDKLLAEYREVFSAWRRADEQLADLRRSSRERAQEADLLRLGLTEVTAVAPEPGEDEELLVEGRRLEHAEGLRMAATTAHVALTGMEDVESFDAATLIGEALRALEGQSEVDPRLAELAARVAEAHTLVRDVAGELGTYVSLLDADPTRLAAIYERRNALRMLTRKYAEDIDGVLAWAEKAAARLGELDVSDDALAALAEERDRLGERAAELAGRLSAARAEAAVRFAAAVTTELAGLAMPHARIEVAVLPRPAGRGEATLLVAGVELGAAADGVDEVELRLIPHPGAPALPVQKGASGGELSRVMLAIEVVFAGTGGPPTLVFDEVDAGVGGRAAVEIGKRLARLASRHQVLVVTHLPQVAAFADRHLMVAKDTGGAVTTSGVRVVEDSERARELARMLAGLPDSDLGIAHAEELLAVAAAEKALLR comes from the coding sequence GTGCTGGAGGAGCTTCGCATCACCGGACTGGGCGTTATCCATGACGCCGTGCTGCCCCTGTCGGCGGGCCTGACGGTCATCACCGGCGAGACCGGGGCCGGTAAGACGATGGTGGTGGCGGGCCTGGGCCTGCTGCTGGGCGGCCGTGCGGACGCCGGACGGGTGCGTTCTGACGCTGGTCGGGCCGTCGTGGAAGGACGGTTGCGGCTGACCGGGGCGGTCGCCAAGGCCGTCGCGGCCCGGGTGGCCGACGCCGGTTCGGAGTGCGACGACGACGGCAGTCTGCTGCTGTCACGGTCGGTGACGGCCGAGGGTCGGTCCCGGGCGCATGTCGGCGGGCGGACTGTGCCGGCGACGCTGCTCGGGGAGATCGGCGAGCAGGTGGTGGCGGTGCACGGCCAGTCAGACCAGCTGCGGCTGCTGCGGCCGGCGGAGCAGCGTGCGGCGCTGGACCGGTATGCGGGGGCGGACCACGACAAGCTGCTCGCGGAGTACCGGGAGGTGTTTTCGGCCTGGCGGCGTGCTGATGAGCAGTTGGCGGATCTGCGCCGGTCGAGCCGGGAGCGCGCTCAGGAGGCCGACCTGCTGCGGCTGGGGCTGACTGAGGTGACGGCCGTGGCTCCGGAGCCCGGCGAGGATGAGGAGTTGCTGGTCGAGGGCCGGCGGTTGGAGCACGCCGAGGGCCTGCGGATGGCGGCGACGACGGCGCACGTGGCGCTGACGGGCATGGAGGATGTGGAGTCCTTCGACGCGGCGACCCTGATCGGTGAGGCGTTGCGCGCGCTGGAGGGCCAGTCGGAGGTCGATCCTCGGTTGGCGGAGTTGGCGGCCCGGGTGGCCGAGGCGCACACCCTGGTCCGGGATGTGGCGGGCGAGCTGGGCACTTATGTCTCTCTGCTCGATGCGGACCCGACCCGGTTGGCGGCGATCTACGAGCGGCGTAACGCGCTGCGGATGCTGACCCGTAAGTACGCCGAGGACATCGACGGCGTCTTGGCCTGGGCGGAGAAGGCCGCGGCCCGGCTGGGTGAGCTGGATGTGTCCGATGACGCGCTGGCGGCGTTGGCCGAGGAGCGCGACCGGCTGGGGGAGCGGGCGGCGGAGCTGGCGGGCCGGTTGTCGGCGGCCCGGGCGGAGGCCGCTGTGCGGTTCGCGGCGGCGGTGACGACGGAGCTGGCGGGGCTGGCGATGCCGCATGCCCGGATCGAGGTTGCGGTGCTGCCGAGGCCGGCGGGTCGGGGTGAGGCGACGTTGCTGGTGGCGGGTGTGGAGCTGGGCGCGGCGGCCGACGGTGTGGACGAGGTCGAGTTGCGGTTGATCCCGCATCCGGGTGCGCCGGCGTTGCCGGTGCAGAAGGGCGCGTCCGGGGGCGAGTTGTCCCGGGTGATGTTGGCGATCGAGGTGGTGTTCGCTGGTACGGGCGGTCCGCCGACCCTGGTGTTCGACGAGGTCGACGCGGGCGTGGGTGGCCGGGCGGCGGTGGAGATCGGCAAGCGGCTCGCCCGGTTGGCCAGCCGGCACCAGGTGCTGGTGGTGACGCATCTGCCGCAGGTGGCGGCGTTCGCCGACCGGCATCTGATGGTGGCGAAGGACACGGGCGGGGCGGTCACGACGAGTGGTGTCCGGGTGGTCGAGGACAGCGAGCGGGCCCGGGAGTTGGCCCGGATGTTGGCGGGTCTTCCGGACTCTGACCTGGGGATCGCGCACGCGGAGGAGTTGCTCGCGGTGGCGGCGGCGGAGAAGGCTCTGCTGCGGTGA
- a CDS encoding CTP synthase: MAAMARTPKHIFVTGGVASSLGKGLTASSLGNLLTARGLRVVMQKLDPYLNVDPGTMNPFQHGEVFVTEDGGETDLDIGHYERFLDRDLYRGANVTTGQVYSEVIAKERRGEYLGDTVQVIPHITNEIKARIRAMADPDETGRAPDVVITEVGGTVGDIESLPFLEAIRQIRHDIGRDNCFYLHVSLVPYLAPSGELKTKPTQHSVAQLRNIGIQPDAIVCRSDREIPEKLKHKISLYCDVDQEAVVAAPDAPSIYDIPKVLHKEGLDAYVVRRLNLSFRDVKWKAWDNLLDRVHNPKHEVTVALVGKYIDLPDAYLSVSEAVRAAGFANYARVNLRWVASDDCQTPAGAKKALAGVHGVLIPGGFGVRGIEGKLGAIRYARENRIPTLGLCLGLQCMSIEVARDVAGLPGADSLEFDENATDPIISTMADQEDIVAGKGDLGGTMRLGAYPAVLTEGSLVAEAYGTTEVSERHRHRYEVNNAYRETLEKAGLRISGTSPDGKLVEFVELDRELHPFFVATQAHPELKSRPTRSHPLFTAFVSASLAYQTPAAPAAPAAAAKGKK, encoded by the coding sequence TTGGCCGCAATGGCTCGCACGCCGAAGCACATCTTCGTCACCGGAGGCGTCGCCTCTTCGCTCGGTAAGGGCCTCACGGCCTCGAGTCTCGGCAATCTCCTGACCGCCCGCGGACTGCGGGTCGTCATGCAGAAGCTGGACCCGTACCTGAACGTGGACCCCGGCACGATGAACCCGTTCCAGCACGGTGAGGTCTTCGTCACCGAGGACGGCGGGGAGACCGACCTCGACATCGGTCACTACGAGCGGTTCCTGGACCGCGACCTCTACCGTGGCGCGAACGTCACCACGGGCCAGGTCTACTCCGAGGTGATCGCCAAGGAGCGCCGCGGGGAGTACCTGGGTGACACGGTCCAGGTCATTCCGCACATCACCAACGAGATCAAGGCCCGGATCCGGGCGATGGCCGACCCGGACGAGACGGGTCGGGCCCCCGATGTGGTGATCACCGAGGTCGGCGGCACGGTCGGCGACATCGAGTCGCTGCCGTTCCTGGAGGCCATCCGGCAGATCCGGCACGACATCGGCCGGGACAACTGCTTCTACCTGCACGTGTCGCTGGTGCCCTACCTGGCGCCGTCCGGGGAGTTGAAGACCAAGCCGACCCAGCACTCGGTGGCGCAGCTGCGCAACATCGGTATCCAGCCCGACGCGATCGTGTGCCGCAGCGACCGGGAGATCCCGGAGAAGCTCAAGCACAAGATCAGCCTGTACTGCGACGTGGACCAGGAGGCGGTCGTCGCCGCCCCCGACGCGCCGAGCATCTACGACATCCCGAAGGTGCTGCACAAGGAGGGCCTCGACGCGTACGTGGTGCGCCGGCTCAACCTGAGCTTCCGGGATGTGAAGTGGAAGGCGTGGGACAACCTCCTCGACCGGGTGCACAACCCGAAGCACGAGGTCACCGTGGCACTGGTCGGCAAGTACATCGACCTGCCGGACGCGTACCTGTCGGTGTCCGAGGCGGTGCGCGCGGCCGGTTTCGCCAACTACGCGCGGGTCAACCTGCGCTGGGTGGCCTCGGATGACTGCCAGACCCCGGCCGGGGCGAAGAAGGCCCTGGCGGGCGTGCACGGCGTGCTGATCCCGGGCGGTTTCGGGGTGCGCGGCATCGAGGGCAAGTTGGGCGCGATCCGCTACGCCCGGGAGAACCGGATCCCGACCCTGGGCCTGTGCCTGGGCCTGCAATGCATGTCGATCGAGGTGGCCCGCGACGTCGCCGGCCTGCCGGGTGCGGACTCGCTGGAGTTCGACGAGAACGCCACCGACCCGATCATCTCCACGATGGCCGACCAGGAGGACATCGTCGCAGGCAAGGGTGACCTGGGCGGGACGATGCGGCTGGGCGCGTACCCGGCGGTGCTGACCGAGGGGTCACTCGTCGCCGAGGCGTACGGCACCACGGAGGTGTCCGAGCGGCACCGGCACCGCTACGAGGTGAACAACGCCTACCGCGAGACGCTGGAGAAGGCGGGCCTGAGGATTTCGGGTACGTCGCCGGACGGCAAGTTGGTCGAGTTCGTCGAGCTGGACCGCGAGCTGCACCCGTTCTTCGTGGCCACCCAGGCGCACCCGGAGCTCAAGAGCCGCCCGACCCGGTCGCACCCGCTGTTCACGGCGTTCGTGTCGGCGTCGCTGGCGTATCAGACCCCGGCCGCGCCGGCCGCCCCGGCTGCTGCCGCCAAGGGCAAGAAGTGA
- a CDS encoding cysteine dioxygenase gives MSTAVLDLAELARACAATPASWPVTPRVDPDRRWYSRIGASEHHEVWLISWGPGQGTDLHDHGGASGAFTVVAGTLTEEQPYRQTENHPRGTTVDFGAHHVHRLTNRGTEPALSVHVYAPRLTTMTRYELDDAGLRVLGVDREGEAW, from the coding sequence ATGAGCACAGCGGTACTCGACCTCGCGGAGCTCGCCCGCGCCTGTGCGGCGACCCCCGCCTCGTGGCCGGTCACCCCGAGGGTCGACCCCGACCGGCGCTGGTACTCCCGGATCGGCGCCTCCGAGCACCACGAGGTGTGGCTGATCAGCTGGGGCCCCGGCCAGGGCACCGACCTGCACGACCACGGCGGGGCGTCCGGCGCTTTCACGGTCGTCGCCGGCACCCTGACCGAGGAACAGCCCTACCGCCAGACGGAGAACCATCCGAGGGGTACGACGGTCGACTTCGGCGCCCACCACGTGCACCGGCTGACCAACCGGGGCACCGAGCCTGCGCTGTCCGTGCACGTCTACGCGCCCCGCCTGACCACGATGACCCGCTACGAACTCGACGACGCCGGCCTGCGGGTCCTCGGCGTCGACCGCGAAGGGGAGGCCTGGTGA
- a CDS encoding glycosyltransferase family 4 protein: MKIALVLATSTGGVGKHVVSLVEGLTAAGHRVVVFGPRAVGERFGFPLFRPVEISAGPHPKDALAVWNLRAELRAMRPDVVHAHGLRAGLVASLAGARPLVVSWHNQVLDKTGPKAKVLAALERVVARRATLTLGVSDDLVARVLELGGRDVRLAPVGAPPLPVGDGAAIRKEYPEKNLILSVGRLHPQKGYDTLVAAARRWPDTRVLIAGSGPAEAELRAAIDTGATGTRAPVTLLGHRDDVADLLAAADVAVVTSVWEARQLFAQEALRAGVPLVATKVGGLPGLLGDGAALIAPGDVDALDRAVTGLLDDPDAAARLVGRGRARAATWPSEADTVAQAEACYRELTGS; the protein is encoded by the coding sequence GTGAAGATCGCCCTGGTGCTCGCGACCAGTACCGGCGGGGTCGGCAAGCATGTCGTCTCCCTCGTCGAGGGGCTCACCGCCGCCGGTCACCGCGTGGTCGTGTTCGGGCCGCGGGCTGTGGGGGAGCGGTTCGGGTTCCCGCTGTTCCGGCCGGTGGAGATCTCGGCGGGGCCGCATCCGAAGGACGCTCTCGCGGTGTGGAACCTGCGCGCGGAGCTGCGGGCGATGCGTCCCGACGTGGTGCACGCGCACGGGCTGCGGGCCGGGCTGGTGGCGTCGTTGGCCGGTGCGCGGCCGCTGGTCGTGTCGTGGCACAACCAGGTGCTGGACAAGACGGGTCCGAAGGCGAAGGTCCTCGCGGCCCTGGAGCGGGTGGTGGCCCGGCGGGCGACGCTGACCCTCGGGGTGTCCGATGACCTGGTGGCCCGGGTGCTGGAGCTCGGCGGGCGGGACGTGCGGCTCGCTCCGGTGGGCGCTCCGCCGTTGCCGGTGGGGGACGGGGCGGCGATCCGCAAGGAGTACCCGGAAAAGAATCTGATCTTGTCTGTGGGGCGGTTGCATCCGCAGAAGGGCTACGACACTCTGGTCGCGGCGGCGCGGCGCTGGCCGGACACCCGGGTGCTGATCGCAGGCTCGGGCCCGGCGGAGGCTGAGCTGCGTGCGGCGATCGACACCGGTGCGACGGGTACCCGGGCCCCCGTCACCCTCCTCGGCCACCGCGACGACGTGGCCGATCTGTTGGCCGCCGCGGATGTGGCGGTGGTGACGAGCGTGTGGGAGGCGCGGCAGCTGTTCGCGCAGGAGGCGCTGCGGGCGGGCGTGCCGCTGGTGGCGACGAAGGTCGGTGGGCTGCCGGGTCTGCTCGGTGACGGCGCGGCCCTGATCGCGCCCGGTGACGTGGACGCGCTGGACAGGGCCGTCACCGGTTTGCTCGACGATCCGGACGCGGCGGCCCGGCTGGTCGGGCGGGGCCGGGCCCGGGCGGCGACGTGGCCGTCGGAGGCGGACACCGTCGCGCAGGCCGAGGCCTGCTACCGGGAGCTGACCGGCTCCTGA
- a CDS encoding GNAT family N-acetyltransferase, with translation MRGPELTTGRLLLRRWRDGDREPFAALNGDPEVMEHFPSLQDRATSDGMVERIEATFDEHGFGLWAVALRESGEFLGFTGLQPVTFEASFSPTTEIGWRFARHAWGHGYATEAARAALAFGFDELGLGEIVAMTAWSNERSMAVMRRLGMRRDPAADFEHPRIPEGSPVRPHVLYRLGAADWRTA, from the coding sequence ATGCGTGGACCTGAGCTGACGACCGGGCGCCTGCTGCTGCGCCGCTGGCGGGATGGCGACCGGGAGCCGTTCGCGGCGCTCAACGGCGACCCCGAGGTGATGGAGCACTTCCCGTCGCTGCAGGACCGGGCCACCTCCGACGGGATGGTCGAGCGGATCGAGGCCACCTTCGACGAGCACGGCTTCGGGCTGTGGGCGGTGGCTCTGCGCGAATCGGGGGAGTTCCTCGGCTTCACCGGGCTGCAGCCGGTGACCTTCGAGGCCTCGTTCAGCCCGACCACGGAGATCGGTTGGCGGTTCGCCCGGCACGCCTGGGGCCACGGGTATGCGACGGAGGCCGCCCGGGCCGCGCTCGCCTTCGGGTTCGACGAGCTGGGCCTCGGGGAGATCGTCGCCATGACGGCGTGGTCCAACGAGCGCTCGATGGCCGTGATGCGCCGGCTCGGGATGCGCCGCGATCCGGCCGCGGACTTCGAGCACCCGCGGATCCCCGAGGGCAGCCCGGTGCGCCCGCACGTCCTGTACCGGCTGGGCGCCGCGGACTGGCGCACCGCCTGA
- the steA gene encoding putative cytokinetic ring protein SteA has protein sequence MRLPTLRRTRPVEAGVITGPVRLDRRTKRLAGRLRPGDIALIDHVDLDRVAADSLVAAGVAAVLNAKPSISGRYPNLGPEVLIAAGVALIDDLGEDAFQRLREGASLRIEDNVVFLGEDKISVGVRQDTESVARAMAEAREGLSVQLEAFAANTMEYLRQERHLLLDGVGVPEIATQLSARHCLIVVRGYDYKADLDVLRPYIREFKPVLIGVDGGADALVEAGYTPDMIIGDMDSVSDDVLRCGAEVVVHAYPDGRAPGMARCDRLNVPAITFPAAATSEDIAMLLADEKGATLIVAVGTHATLVEFLDKGRGGMASTFLTRLRIGGKLVDAKGVSRLYRQNISASSLLLLILSALAAMAAAFAVSTVGRTFLNVVAEWWDNLIFSVQRLFS, from the coding sequence ATGAGGCTACCCACGCTGCGGCGCACCCGTCCGGTCGAGGCGGGCGTGATCACCGGACCGGTGCGACTCGACCGTCGGACGAAGCGGCTCGCCGGCCGGCTCCGCCCGGGTGACATCGCGCTCATCGACCATGTCGACCTTGACCGGGTCGCCGCGGACTCCCTGGTCGCGGCCGGGGTCGCCGCCGTGCTCAACGCGAAGCCGTCGATCTCGGGCCGGTATCCGAATCTGGGTCCCGAGGTGCTGATCGCCGCCGGGGTGGCCCTGATCGACGACCTCGGCGAGGACGCGTTCCAGCGGTTGCGCGAGGGTGCCTCGCTGCGGATCGAGGACAATGTCGTCTTCCTCGGCGAGGACAAGATCTCCGTCGGGGTGCGCCAGGACACCGAGTCGGTGGCGCGGGCGATGGCCGAGGCCCGCGAGGGCCTGTCGGTGCAGTTGGAGGCGTTCGCCGCCAACACGATGGAGTATCTGCGCCAGGAGCGGCATCTGCTGCTCGACGGGGTGGGCGTGCCGGAGATCGCCACGCAGCTGTCGGCGCGGCATTGTCTGATCGTGGTGCGCGGGTATGACTACAAGGCGGACCTGGACGTGCTGCGGCCGTACATCCGCGAGTTCAAGCCGGTGCTGATCGGGGTGGACGGCGGGGCGGACGCGCTGGTCGAGGCCGGCTACACCCCCGACATGATCATCGGGGACATGGATTCGGTGTCCGACGACGTGCTGCGCTGCGGGGCGGAGGTCGTCGTGCACGCGTACCCGGACGGGCGCGCGCCCGGTATGGCCCGCTGCGACCGGCTCAACGTGCCGGCGATCACGTTCCCGGCGGCGGCGACCAGCGAGGACATCGCGATGCTGCTGGCCGACGAGAAGGGCGCGACTTTGATCGTGGCCGTGGGCACGCACGCGACGCTCGTGGAGTTCCTCGACAAGGGCCGTGGTGGCATGGCTTCGACGTTCCTGACCCGGTTGCGGATCGGGGGCAAGCTCGTCGACGCGAAGGGCGTGTCCCGGCTGTACCGGCAGAACATCTCCGCGTCCTCGCTGCTGCTGCTCATTCTCTCCGCGCTGGCTGCCATGGCCGCGGCGTTCGCCGTGTCCACCGTCGGCCGGACGTTCCTCAACGTCGTGGCCGAGTGGTGGGACAACCTGATCTTCTCGGTACAGAGGCTGTTCTCTTGA
- a CDS encoding TlyA family RNA methyltransferase, translated as MARRARLDAELVRRGLARSREHAAELVAAGRVEVRGGTATKPATSVDPADAIRVLEGGGVEYASRGGHKLAGALAAFPALTVEGKRCLDAGASTGGFTDVLLRAGAARVVAVDVGYGQLVWALRTDDRVQVHDRTNVRTLTPEDIGGQVDLTVADLSFISLRLVLPALAACTLPDGDLVPMVKPQFEVGKDRVGTGGVVRDPKLHAEVVLDVAASAAELGLGVAGVGRSPLPGPSGNIEFFLWLRRGAPPVDPAEVARVVGLAGASPADGVVDLAAGESAGHAGPVGSAGAGGGESDVEDGES; from the coding sequence ATGGCCAGGCGCGCGCGGCTCGACGCCGAGCTGGTCCGCCGGGGCCTGGCCCGGTCCCGGGAGCACGCCGCCGAGCTGGTGGCGGCCGGCCGGGTCGAGGTGCGGGGCGGGACGGCGACCAAGCCTGCCACCTCGGTGGACCCGGCGGACGCGATCCGGGTCCTGGAGGGCGGCGGGGTGGAGTACGCCTCGCGGGGCGGTCACAAGCTGGCCGGGGCCCTGGCGGCGTTCCCGGCGTTGACGGTCGAGGGCAAGCGCTGCCTGGACGCCGGCGCGTCGACGGGCGGTTTCACCGATGTGCTGCTGCGTGCGGGTGCCGCCCGGGTGGTGGCGGTGGACGTCGGCTACGGGCAGTTGGTGTGGGCGTTGCGCACGGACGACCGGGTGCAGGTGCACGACCGGACCAACGTGCGCACCCTGACGCCCGAGGACATCGGGGGGCAGGTGGATCTCACCGTCGCGGACCTGTCGTTCATCTCCCTTCGACTGGTACTGCCGGCCCTGGCGGCCTGCACCCTGCCTGACGGCGACCTGGTGCCGATGGTCAAGCCGCAGTTCGAGGTGGGCAAGGACCGGGTCGGTACCGGCGGGGTGGTGCGTGACCCGAAGCTGCACGCCGAGGTGGTGCTCGATGTCGCCGCGTCGGCCGCGGAGCTGGGGCTGGGTGTCGCCGGGGTGGGCAGGAGTCCGCTGCCGGGGCCGTCGGGGAACATCGAGTTCTTCCTGTGGTTGCGCCGGGGCGCGCCGCCGGTCGATCCGGCCGAGGTGGCGCGGGTGGTCGGGCTGGCGGGGGCCTCGCCCGCCGATGGGGTCGTGGACCTGGCCGCCGGCGAATCGGCGGGGCATGCTGGACCGGTCGGGTCGGCGGGGGCCGGTGGCGGGGAGTCAGACGTCGAGGACGGGGAGTCATGA
- a CDS encoding NUDIX domain-containing protein encodes MFDVVTDQVTMPGGGVAARDYMRHVGAVGVVALDEEGRVLLLRQYRHPVATVLWELPAGLIDVPGEPLVDAAARELAEEADLTAERYDLLVDLHPSPGCSDERIRLYLARGLSAVPEADLHVRRDEEAGLTTHWVDLDEACAMALSGEITNGACLAGVLAAARARDLDWKPLRAV; translated from the coding sequence ATGTTCGACGTGGTCACCGACCAGGTCACGATGCCCGGCGGGGGCGTCGCGGCGCGGGACTACATGCGCCACGTCGGCGCGGTCGGCGTCGTCGCGCTGGACGAGGAGGGCCGGGTGCTGCTGCTGCGGCAGTACCGGCACCCGGTCGCGACCGTGCTGTGGGAGCTGCCGGCCGGGCTGATCGACGTGCCCGGGGAGCCCCTCGTCGACGCGGCGGCCCGTGAGCTGGCCGAGGAGGCGGACCTGACGGCCGAGCGCTACGACCTGCTCGTGGACCTGCACCCGTCGCCGGGCTGTTCGGACGAGCGGATCCGGTTGTACCTGGCCCGGGGCCTGTCGGCGGTGCCGGAGGCCGACCTGCATGTCCGCAGGGACGAGGAGGCGGGGCTGACCACGCACTGGGTCGACCTGGACGAGGCGTGCGCGATGGCGCTGTCCGGGGAGATCACCAACGGGGCGTGCCTCGCCGGTGTGCTGGCGGCGGCCCGGGCGCGTGACCTGGACTGGAAGCCGCTGCGCGCGGTCTGA
- a CDS encoding NAD kinase has product MREALLVTHTGKRTNTEHARTVAQDLAAAGFRVRVLAEEAGDLELPGTVAVQADAGAADGVEIVFALGGDGTLLRGAELARPVGAPLMGINLGKVGFLAEAEIGDLDQAVKDVVTRSYTVDERMTIDVTASLNGRLIAESWALNEVSVEKGDRARMLEVMLSVEGRGLSRYGCDGMVVATPTGSTAYALSAGGPVVWPDLEAIIVCPISAHALFSRPLVVAPTSTIGIGVEPYTTFAVLCCDGRRVWDLPPGSEVTVRRGALPVRVARLRPGSFTDRLVAKFGLPVDGWRGAGEAKR; this is encoded by the coding sequence ATGAGGGAAGCGCTGCTCGTCACGCACACCGGCAAGCGGACCAACACCGAGCACGCGCGTACGGTCGCGCAGGACCTGGCGGCGGCCGGTTTTCGGGTCCGGGTGCTGGCCGAGGAGGCCGGGGACCTGGAGTTGCCGGGGACGGTCGCGGTGCAGGCCGACGCGGGGGCCGCCGACGGGGTGGAGATCGTGTTCGCGCTGGGCGGGGATGGGACGCTGCTGCGCGGCGCGGAGCTGGCCCGGCCGGTTGGCGCGCCGCTGATGGGGATCAACCTGGGCAAGGTGGGCTTTCTCGCCGAGGCGGAGATCGGGGACCTCGACCAGGCGGTCAAGGATGTGGTGACCCGGTCGTACACGGTGGACGAGCGGATGACCATCGACGTGACGGCGAGCCTGAACGGGCGGCTGATCGCGGAGTCCTGGGCGCTCAACGAGGTCAGCGTGGAGAAGGGCGACCGGGCGCGGATGCTCGAGGTGATGCTGTCGGTGGAGGGCCGGGGCCTGTCGCGGTACGGCTGCGACGGCATGGTGGTGGCCACCCCCACGGGGTCGACGGCGTACGCGTTGTCGGCTGGCGGGCCGGTCGTCTGGCCGGATCTGGAGGCGATCATCGTGTGCCCGATCAGCGCGCACGCCCTGTTCAGCCGGCCGCTGGTCGTGGCCCCGACGTCGACGATCGGGATCGGCGTGGAGCCGTACACGACGTTCGCCGTGTTGTGTTGCGACGGTCGGCGGGTGTGGGACCTGCCGCCGGGCAGTGAGGTGACGGTGCGCCGGGGCGCGCTGCCGGTCCGGGTGGCGCGGCTGCGGCCGGGGTCGTTCACGGACCGTCTTGTGGCGAAGTTCGGGTTGCCGGTGGACGGGTGGCGGGGCGCGGGCGAGGCTAAGCGCTGA